A genomic segment from Nicotiana tabacum cultivar K326 chromosome 7, ASM71507v2, whole genome shotgun sequence encodes:
- the LOC107759851 gene encoding F-box/kelch-repeat protein SKIP25-like has protein sequence MEDALKRIKIQENYDQENNNIELSVLIPGLPDHLAHLCLSNLHPSLLYDVCKSWRRLIYTSFFPPFYSLYAVCSPTTTITSSSNSSNKQYAKVDDQNSVEFFCLDPISSKWSSLPNPPSDPPIRVLRRHPSFISRSLSIQSLTVSERMVLIAATTHKFLPALERPLGFNPLSNEWFFGPQFPTPRRWCGTSSVDGSVYVASGIGSVYDGDVARSLEKWDVKKKANEWKWEKMAGLKDGRFSREAVDAIGYRGKLCMVNIKGRAVKQGAVYDVAKDEWEEMPEGMLGGWNGPAATTTNDESEMYVVDETKGSLSKYISEIDEWEELIGSCDHLKGAEQISVGRGRVCVICSGGRQIAVVDVAVTPANVIRVVNTPPEMEAIALHILPRINIVSD, from the exons ATGGAAGATGCCTTAAAGCGCATCAAAATTCAAGAAAATTATGACCAAGAAaacaataatattgaattatcagtTTTGATTCCTGGTTTGCCAGACCACTTAGCTCATCTTTGTCTTTCCAATCTTCACCCTTCACTTCTTTATGATGTTTGCAAATCTTGGCGACGCCTTATTTACACCTCATTTTTTCCTCCTTTTTATTCTCTTTATGCTGTATGCTCTCCAACTACTACTATTACTTCATCATCCAATAGTAGCAATAAGCAATATGCAAAAGTTGATGATCAAAATTCTGTGGAGTTTTTCTGCTTAGATCCAATTTCATCTAAATGGAGTTCTTTACCAAATCCTCCTTCAGATCCACCTATTCGTGTACTTCGCCGTCATCCTTCTTTTATATCAAGAAGCCTTTCTATTCAATCTTTAACTGTATCTGAACGTATGGTTCTTATTGCTGCTACTACACACAAGTTTCTACCTGCACTTGAACGTCCATTGGGATTTAATCCATTGTCTAATGAATGGTTTTTTGGACCTCAATTTCCTACGCCACGGCGATGGTGTGGTACGAGTTCTGTAGATGGCAGTGTGTATGTAGCAAGTGGTATTGGATCGGTATACGATGGAGATGTAGCGAGGTCCCTAGAGAAATGGGACGTGAAGAAAAAGGCAAATGAATGGAAGTGGGAAAAAATGGCAGGATTAAAAGATGGAAGATTTAGCAGAGAAGCTGTTGATGCTATTGGCTATAGAGGGAAACTATGCATG GTAAATATCAAGGGACGTGCAGTAAAACAAGGCGCCGTTTACGACGTAGCGAAAGATGAGTGGGAAGAGATGCCAGAGGGAATGCTAGGAGGATGGAATGGaccagcagcaacaacaacaaatgatGAAAGTGAGATGTACGTAGTAGATGAGACAAAGGGATCATTGAGTAAATATATATCAGAAATTGATGAATGGGAAGAGTTGATTGGGTCTTGTGATCATTTGAAAGGTGCTGAGCAAATTAGTGTTGGAAGAGGACGAGTTTGTGTCATTTGTAGTGGTGGACGGCAGATTGCGGTGGTGGATGTTGCAGTAACACCAGCTAATGTAATTCGAGTTGTGAATACTCCGCCGGAGATGGAGGCAATTGCTTTGCATATATTGCCAAGGATCAATATTGTTTCAGACTGA